In one window of Candidatus Polarisedimenticolaceae bacterium DNA:
- a CDS encoding NYN domain-containing protein: MPRSERQVLEGLRRPGLVRVLDALLDQGRLLRAANAVGVAYPGMRLQSQKRERIVADLADKALREDGPGRSLVRLLRKQTAAEVRPWAALPVADRLARLDGDPSGLDLFLAASADPEPAVDEVLAARVAAFEPAAPPSTEPPAPANGPESPDREASRLRKKTTELQKKLRHLDGQIAKGREVEKSLKRDLIQRKGELAEARMLAERLRRELDDAKGAQATAPRVGAAVVDPRLEEIDRAIKRLAADQRKVAHRIEKLAEAPPPAPPTLDPAALEPALAQLADVAKELGSLRRERRKDLQDLGRRMDEIAASLAAVREAAEASPRPTRTASRRKGEPERVGVFVDVQNMYYAARQLKGKLDFDALLAAAVLDRRLIQATAYVVETKEIDQSGFIAMLEQRAIEVRRKALQVRADGSTKGDWDMEIALDILDMAPKLDVVALVSGDGDFTALVKRVKGLGPKVEVLAFPRATAKSLIEAADRYTPLDRRFMIRSDLPPTPDLAETVAAAKS; this comes from the coding sequence ATGCCCCGCTCGGAACGCCAGGTCCTGGAAGGTCTTCGTCGGCCTGGACTCGTGCGCGTGCTCGACGCCCTGCTCGACCAGGGGCGTCTGCTCCGAGCGGCGAACGCCGTGGGTGTGGCCTACCCGGGAATGCGGCTGCAGTCGCAAAAGCGGGAGCGGATCGTCGCCGACCTCGCGGACAAGGCCCTCCGGGAGGACGGCCCGGGGAGAAGCCTCGTCCGGCTGCTCCGCAAACAGACGGCGGCCGAGGTGCGCCCGTGGGCGGCGCTCCCCGTCGCCGATCGCCTGGCTCGTCTGGACGGCGACCCCTCGGGGCTCGACCTGTTCCTCGCCGCCTCGGCGGATCCCGAGCCCGCCGTCGACGAGGTCCTCGCCGCCAGGGTCGCCGCGTTCGAGCCGGCGGCCCCCCCGTCGACGGAGCCCCCCGCCCCGGCCAACGGGCCCGAGAGCCCCGATCGCGAGGCGTCGCGACTGCGCAAGAAGACCACGGAGCTCCAGAAGAAGCTCCGCCACCTCGACGGTCAGATCGCCAAGGGGCGCGAGGTCGAGAAGTCGCTCAAGCGCGACCTGATCCAGCGCAAGGGGGAGCTCGCCGAGGCCCGGATGCTCGCCGAGCGCCTGCGGCGCGAACTCGACGACGCCAAGGGCGCCCAGGCGACCGCACCCCGCGTGGGGGCCGCGGTCGTCGATCCGCGTCTCGAGGAGATCGACCGCGCGATCAAGCGGCTCGCCGCCGATCAACGCAAGGTCGCGCACCGGATCGAGAAACTTGCCGAAGCGCCCCCCCCGGCGCCCCCCACGCTCGACCCCGCCGCGCTCGAACCGGCGCTGGCCCAACTCGCGGACGTCGCCAAGGAGCTCGGGAGCCTGCGTCGCGAGCGCCGCAAGGACCTCCAGGACCTCGGGCGGCGGATGGACGAGATCGCGGCATCCCTCGCCGCGGTGCGCGAGGCGGCGGAAGCCTCGCCGCGTCCGACCCGGACGGCCTCGCGCCGCAAGGGGGAGCCCGAGCGCGTCGGGGTCTTCGTGGACGTGCAGAACATGTATTACGCCGCGCGGCAGCTGAAGGGGAAGCTCGACTTCGACGCGCTGCTCGCCGCCGCGGTGCTCGACCGCCGGCTGATCCAGGCGACCGCGTACGTCGTCGAAACGAAGGAGATCGACCAGTCGGGATTCATCGCGATGCTCGAGCAACGCGCGATCGAGGTCCGGCGCAAGGCGCTGCAGGTCCGCGCCGACGGCTCGACGAAGGGCGACTGGGACATGGAGATCGCTCTCGACATCCTCGACATGGCGCCCAAACTCGACGTCGTGGCTCTCGTTTCCGGCGACGGCGACTTCACCGCCCTCGTCAAGCGCGTCAAGGGGCTCGGGCCGAAGGTCGAGGTCCTCGCGTTTCCCAGGGCGACCGCCAAGTCGCTCATCGAGGCCGCGGACCGCTACACCCCTCTCGACCGGCGCTTCATGATCCGCTCGGACCTGCCCCCGACCCCCGACCTCGCCGAGACGGTCGCGGCCGCGAAGAGCTGA
- a CDS encoding metallophosphoesterase gives MTARDLVFIGDVHLDRDDPDLTAFLAFLEALVPTTERIVLMGDLFNLWIGSEELEQPHHRAVIDQLASMRRRGLVVRYLEGNRDYRVGARHAGGALEDASEEGFEERHAGRRLWCAHGDLVNVRDRQYRTWRRVSRSRAAWAVFSLVPRRRRLAFAESLERRMRGTNLGMKRAVPEELLRAYAAPRFAAGFDAVVLGHFHVELDVRDEGKRILVVPEWKGSRRHLRVGADGTIAFVGGGGG, from the coding sequence GTGACGGCGCGCGATCTCGTGTTCATCGGCGACGTCCACCTCGACCGGGACGATCCCGACCTGACCGCCTTCCTCGCGTTCCTGGAGGCGCTCGTCCCGACGACCGAGCGGATCGTCCTCATGGGGGACCTGTTCAACCTCTGGATCGGGAGCGAGGAGCTCGAGCAGCCCCACCACCGCGCCGTGATCGACCAGCTCGCGTCGATGCGGCGCCGCGGGTTGGTCGTGCGCTACCTCGAGGGGAACCGCGACTACCGCGTGGGCGCGCGCCACGCCGGGGGGGCGCTCGAGGATGCCTCGGAGGAGGGTTTCGAGGAGCGCCACGCCGGTCGCCGCCTGTGGTGCGCGCACGGCGACCTCGTCAACGTGCGCGACCGGCAGTACCGGACCTGGCGCCGGGTTTCCCGTTCTCGCGCCGCTTGGGCGGTCTTCTCCCTCGTCCCGCGCCGCCGGCGTCTCGCCTTCGCGGAGTCGCTGGAGCGCCGGATGCGCGGCACCAACCTCGGCATGAAGCGCGCGGTTCCCGAGGAGCTCCTGCGGGCGTACGCGGCGCCGCGGTTCGCGGCGGGTTTCGACGCGGTGGTCCTCGGCCACTTCCACGTGGAGCTGGACGTGCGCGACGAGGGGAAGCGGATTCTCGTGGTCCCGGAGTGGAAGGGGAGCCGGCGCCACCTGCGGGTCGGCGCCGACGGGACGATCGCGTTCGTGGGCGGAGGAGGAGGGTGA
- the tgt gene encoding tRNA guanosine(34) transglycosylase Tgt, which yields MSGFGFEVSARDGLARRARMTTARGAVETPQFMPVGTAGAVKAMTTPELRAAGTTILLGNTYHLYLRPGHAVVRDLGGLHRFMNWDGPILTDSGGFQVFSLEGLRRIDEDGVRFRSHLDGSMHVLTPESSMEIQAALGSDIAMALDECPALPSPREAIAAAVDRTTRWARRCREAWRGDGVLFGIVQGGPHVDLRERSATELRALDFPGYAIGGVSVGEPPEAIAHAARTSAAMLPEDRPRYLMGVGRPEDLVEAVASGIDLFDCVMPTRNARNGQLFTSEGKVNIKNEAYRTDPRPLDPSCACDTCRHYSRAYLRHLFVSKEILASRLNTLHNLTYYLGLMDAVRRAIEAGRFEAFREEFRDRGSREERA from the coding sequence GTGAGCGGTTTCGGCTTCGAGGTGTCCGCCCGGGACGGGCTCGCCCGCCGCGCGCGGATGACGACGGCGCGCGGCGCGGTCGAGACCCCCCAGTTCATGCCGGTCGGGACCGCGGGGGCGGTGAAGGCGATGACGACCCCCGAGCTGCGCGCCGCGGGCACGACGATCCTGCTCGGCAACACCTATCACCTCTACCTGCGCCCGGGGCACGCGGTCGTGCGCGATCTCGGCGGCCTCCATCGGTTCATGAACTGGGACGGACCGATCCTCACCGACTCCGGCGGCTTCCAGGTCTTCTCGCTGGAGGGACTGCGCAGGATCGACGAGGACGGGGTGCGGTTCCGCTCCCACCTGGACGGCTCGATGCACGTGCTCACCCCGGAATCGAGCATGGAGATCCAGGCGGCGCTCGGCTCGGACATCGCGATGGCGCTCGACGAATGCCCGGCCCTCCCGTCGCCCCGGGAGGCGATCGCGGCGGCGGTCGACCGTACGACGCGCTGGGCGCGCCGTTGCCGCGAGGCGTGGCGCGGCGACGGGGTCCTGTTCGGCATCGTCCAAGGGGGGCCGCACGTCGACCTGCGCGAGCGCAGCGCGACGGAACTGCGCGCACTCGATTTCCCCGGCTACGCGATCGGCGGGGTGAGCGTGGGGGAGCCGCCGGAGGCGATCGCTCACGCGGCACGCACCTCGGCGGCGATGCTGCCGGAGGATCGCCCTCGTTACCTGATGGGGGTCGGACGGCCCGAGGACCTCGTGGAGGCCGTCGCCTCCGGCATCGACCTCTTCGATTGCGTGATGCCCACGCGCAACGCGCGCAACGGACAGCTCTTCACGTCGGAGGGGAAGGTCAACATCAAGAACGAGGCGTACCGCACCGACCCGCGGCCGCTCGACCCTTCCTGCGCCTGCGACACGTGCCGCCACTACAGCCGCGCCTACCTGCGGCACCTGTTCGTGTCGAAGGAGATCCTCGCCTCGCGGCTCAACACCCTCCACAACCTGACGTATTACCTCGGGTTGATGGACGCCGTTCGCCGGGCCATCGAGGCGGGGCGCTTCGAGGCCTTCCGCGAGGAGTTCCGCGACCGCGGGAGTCGGGAGGAGCGGGCGTGA
- the queA gene encoding tRNA preQ1(34) S-adenosylmethionine ribosyltransferase-isomerase QueA — protein MNLEDFDYALPPERIAQEPASPRDASRLLVLDRDTGAVRHRGFRDLPDELRERDLLVLNDTRVLPARLIGSKPSGGRVELLLVEAVGGSAGAPHWRCLLGASKKLRPGAVLAFPGGLAAEIVEREMETWIVRLTHPSGDPVGAVVATGAMPLPPYIRREPSDTRTQDDRERYQTVFARRLGAVAAPTAGLHFTPELLARIAERGVDLAWITLHVGPGTFLPVRAQRIEDHRMHEEAYEIPEATAAAIAAARSRGGRVVAAGTTVVRTLETVAARDGVVRAGTGRSALFITPGFRFRAVDAMVTNFHLPRSTLLMLVAAFAGRERVLAAYAQAVREEYRFFSYGDAMFVRSA, from the coding sequence GTGAACCTCGAGGATTTCGACTACGCGCTCCCGCCGGAGCGGATCGCGCAGGAGCCCGCGAGCCCGCGCGACGCCTCGCGCCTGCTCGTCCTCGATCGCGACACCGGTGCGGTCCGGCATCGGGGATTCCGCGACCTTCCGGACGAGCTGCGCGAACGCGATCTCCTCGTGCTCAACGACACCCGGGTGCTCCCCGCGCGCCTGATCGGCTCGAAGCCTTCGGGAGGCCGCGTCGAGCTCCTCCTGGTCGAGGCGGTGGGCGGATCGGCCGGCGCGCCGCATTGGCGTTGCCTGCTCGGCGCCTCGAAGAAGCTCCGGCCCGGCGCGGTGCTCGCCTTCCCGGGGGGGCTTGCGGCGGAGATCGTGGAGCGGGAGATGGAGACCTGGATCGTGCGGCTCACGCATCCCTCGGGAGACCCGGTGGGCGCGGTCGTCGCGACCGGCGCGATGCCCCTCCCGCCGTACATCCGCCGCGAGCCGTCGGACACGCGAACCCAGGACGATCGCGAGCGCTACCAGACCGTCTTCGCGCGGCGGCTCGGCGCGGTCGCGGCGCCGACGGCGGGGCTTCACTTCACGCCGGAGCTTCTCGCACGGATCGCGGAGCGCGGCGTCGATCTCGCGTGGATCACGCTCCACGTCGGGCCGGGAACGTTCCTCCCGGTGCGCGCGCAGCGGATCGAGGACCACCGCATGCACGAGGAGGCCTACGAGATCCCCGAGGCGACGGCGGCCGCGATCGCCGCCGCGCGCTCGCGGGGCGGCCGCGTCGTCGCGGCGGGGACCACGGTCGTGCGCACCCTCGAGACGGTCGCCGCGCGGGACGGCGTCGTCCGCGCGGGAACGGGGCGGAGCGCGCTGTTCATCACCCCGGGCTTCCGTTTCCGCGCCGTCGACGCGATGGTCACGAATTTCCACCTGCCGCGCTCGACGCTGCTGATGCTCGTCGCGGCGTTCGCGGGTCGGGAGCGCGTGCTTGCGGCCTACGCCCAGGCCGTGCGCGAGGAGTATCGTTTCTTCTCCTACGGGGACGCGATGTTCGTGAGGTCGGCGTGA
- a CDS encoding deoxyribonuclease IV, with amino-acid sequence MNEPRFGAHMSIAGGMPVAVERAVAVGSGALQVFVKSSNQWAARPFAAGEIDAFRRAAAEAGIERHLLAHASYLINLASSDDALWERSTQAFGVELDRCAQLGIPSLVVHPGSPKEAGAEEGVRRVALALDRVYAQRGRREVRTLLEITAGQGKVLGGKFEELGAILAKAACEDRLGVCFDTCHAVAAGHDLSSVAAYDATFERLDRAVGLSRLGAFHLNDSKGKLGSRLDRHEHLGRGTVGLDAFRRIVNDRRFRDLPMVLETPKGDDLAEDRENLAVLRGLLAR; translated from the coding sequence GTGAACGAGCCGAGATTCGGGGCCCACATGTCGATCGCGGGCGGCATGCCCGTCGCCGTCGAGCGCGCCGTCGCCGTCGGGTCCGGCGCGCTGCAGGTCTTCGTGAAGTCCTCGAACCAGTGGGCGGCCCGACCGTTCGCCGCGGGCGAAATCGACGCGTTCCGCCGCGCGGCCGCAGAGGCGGGGATCGAGCGCCACCTCCTGGCCCACGCCTCCTACCTGATCAACCTCGCCTCCTCCGACGACGCCCTCTGGGAGCGCTCGACCCAGGCGTTCGGGGTGGAGCTCGACCGGTGCGCGCAGCTGGGCATCCCGTCGCTCGTCGTGCACCCCGGCTCGCCGAAGGAGGCCGGTGCGGAGGAAGGCGTCCGCCGCGTCGCCCTCGCGCTCGACCGCGTCTACGCGCAGCGGGGGCGCCGCGAGGTGCGGACGCTGCTCGAGATCACGGCCGGGCAGGGCAAGGTGCTCGGCGGGAAGTTCGAGGAGCTCGGCGCGATCCTCGCGAAGGCGGCCTGCGAAGACCGCCTCGGAGTCTGCTTCGACACCTGCCACGCGGTCGCCGCGGGGCACGACCTCTCGAGCGTCGCCGCCTACGACGCCACGTTCGAGCGGCTCGACCGGGCCGTCGGCCTCTCGCGGCTGGGGGCGTTCCACCTCAACGACTCGAAGGGGAAGCTCGGAAGCCGCCTGGACCGGCACGAACACCTCGGCCGGGGAACGGTCGGACTCGACGCGTTCCGCCGGATCGTGAACGACCGGCGTTTCCGGGACCTCCCGATGGTCCTCGAGACGCCCAAGGGCGACGATCTCGCCGAGGACCGGGAGAACCTCGCGGTGCTCCGGGGGCTTCTGGCCCGGTGA
- a CDS encoding TIGR02757 family protein, with protein sequence MRRCFHDDLPRRLTALAATCRRGFLDTDPVGLVRRFDDPSDREIAGIVASGLAYGRVASIRASVERVLEATGSSPGRFVDAFDERRDARRLDGFVHRFTRGADLARLFLLIRRARTRAGSLEAFFLEGDPEPGGETYEGAMRAFVDRLFALDSREDDASRGARWLFPSPESGSLCKRPCLFLRWMVRPDDGVDCGVWSRASRARLVAPLDTHLVRVAALLGWTRRKSPGWPMALEVTARLRALDPSDPIRFDFALSRLGILGLLPAPGGRLARRHLERAFDLLAAGEPS encoded by the coding sequence GTGCGCCGCTGCTTCCACGACGACCTCCCACGACGGCTGACCGCCCTTGCGGCGACGTGTCGCCGGGGGTTCCTCGACACCGATCCCGTCGGTCTGGTCCGGCGTTTCGACGACCCTTCCGACCGCGAGATCGCCGGGATCGTCGCCTCGGGGCTCGCGTACGGGCGGGTCGCCTCGATCCGCGCGAGCGTCGAGCGGGTCCTGGAGGCGACGGGAAGCTCGCCGGGGCGCTTCGTGGACGCCTTCGACGAGCGGCGCGACGCCCGGCGCCTCGACGGCTTCGTGCACCGCTTCACTCGGGGCGCGGATCTCGCGAGGTTGTTCCTGTTGATCCGGCGCGCGCGCACGCGCGCGGGCTCCCTCGAGGCGTTTTTCCTCGAAGGCGATCCCGAGCCCGGGGGCGAGACCTACGAGGGAGCGATGCGCGCGTTCGTGGATCGCCTGTTCGCCCTGGACTCCCGCGAGGACGACGCCTCCCGCGGGGCGCGGTGGTTGTTCCCCTCGCCGGAGTCCGGTTCGTTGTGCAAGCGACCGTGCCTGTTCCTCCGCTGGATGGTTCGCCCGGACGACGGCGTCGATTGCGGCGTCTGGAGTCGCGCTTCCCGGGCGCGCCTCGTCGCCCCGCTCGACACGCACCTCGTGCGGGTCGCGGCGCTGCTCGGCTGGACCCGTCGGAAGTCGCCGGGCTGGCCGATGGCTCTCGAGGTCACCGCGCGACTGCGGGCGCTCGATCCTTCCGATCCGATCCGTTTCGATTTCGCGTTGAGCCGGCTCGGCATCCTCGGGTTGCTCCCGGCCCCCGGCGGGAGGTTGGCGCGGCGCCACCTCGAGCGGGCCTTCGACCTCCTCGCCGCGGGAGAGCCGTCGTGA
- a CDS encoding M48 family metallopeptidase has product MGVPQELSPPRAGGPPDPRACPRCGDGPFAIPGVACPTLGGASVRRCVRCATRWVDSRGNAAFLFTCESCGLPFSSEKLLAHGEQRCGACVEGRIPAELPDARVSEAVEHEIRSALDGRWKFGTAPVGQAYLDRIARHVAARSEGAPSAVRVVVVDTDVHRALALPSGTLLLSAGALAFLEDEAELAFVLGHELAHAASGDAAVRLSRLGFRASGSGGDRNGEAWADAASDLGSLGYGRHRERDADARAVLGMLALGYDALAASRYLERLEVAIEAGDPAVAETALAHPTPAERKRRLSKLLYGRVAEDVGPLKVNREVFRRAVPKDLGKSLVPVRLCPEARMPRGDFAFGSVEPESSRLPWAALAAVLAAAALFAIAAMWLL; this is encoded by the coding sequence ATGGGCGTCCCGCAGGAGCTGAGTCCCCCGCGCGCGGGGGGGCCCCCGGATCCGCGCGCCTGTCCCCGCTGCGGCGACGGGCCGTTCGCGATCCCCGGCGTGGCCTGTCCCACCCTGGGGGGAGCCTCGGTCCGCCGTTGCGTGCGTTGCGCGACACGATGGGTGGACTCCCGCGGGAATGCGGCCTTCCTGTTCACGTGCGAGTCGTGCGGATTGCCGTTCTCGAGCGAGAAGCTGCTCGCGCACGGCGAGCAGCGGTGCGGTGCGTGCGTCGAAGGCCGGATCCCGGCGGAGCTTCCCGACGCACGGGTCTCCGAAGCGGTGGAACACGAGATCCGCTCGGCGCTCGACGGGCGGTGGAAGTTCGGGACGGCGCCGGTCGGTCAGGCCTATCTCGACCGGATCGCACGCCACGTCGCGGCGCGCTCCGAAGGGGCGCCGTCGGCGGTTCGGGTCGTCGTGGTGGACACGGACGTGCATCGAGCCCTCGCGCTTCCGAGCGGCACGCTCCTTCTCAGCGCGGGGGCGCTCGCGTTCCTCGAGGACGAGGCGGAGCTCGCGTTCGTGCTGGGGCACGAGCTCGCGCACGCCGCCTCCGGGGACGCGGCGGTCCGTCTCTCGCGCCTGGGCTTCCGAGCCTCCGGAAGCGGGGGCGATCGCAACGGGGAGGCGTGGGCCGACGCGGCCTCGGACCTGGGCTCGCTCGGGTACGGTCGTCATCGCGAGCGGGACGCCGACGCCCGGGCGGTCCTCGGGATGCTCGCGCTCGGGTACGACGCGCTGGCCGCGAGTCGATACCTCGAGCGACTCGAGGTGGCGATCGAGGCGGGCGACCCCGCCGTGGCGGAAACGGCGCTCGCGCATCCGACCCCGGCCGAGCGCAAGCGCCGCCTTTCGAAGCTGCTCTACGGGCGCGTCGCGGAGGACGTCGGTCCCCTCAAGGTCAATCGCGAGGTGTTCCGCCGGGCCGTGCCGAAGGACCTCGGAAAGTCGCTCGTCCCGGTGCGCCTGTGCCCCGAGGCGCGGATGCCGCGGGGAGATTTCGCCTTCGGCTCGGTCGAGCCGGAAAGCTCCCGGCTGCCGTGGGCCGCGCTCGCGGCGGTGCTCGCGGCGGCGGCGTTGTTCGCCATCGCGGCGATGTGGCTGCTCTGA